The following are from one region of the Corylus avellana chromosome ca1, CavTom2PMs-1.0 genome:
- the LOC132174980 gene encoding putative disease resistance protein At3g14460 gives MILKKCSYLKKLPSNLGNLINLRHLNILGAIKLEGMPPQIGKLTHLRTLSNLIVGKGSCFTLRELGSLLHLRGTLIISQLENVTEPRDASDAKLIEKTDLIALCLEWSNRLDESLDRTSEFEVLNMLQPHKTLKELTIKCYGGMKFPTWLAGHSFSHMVALTIENCKMCTSLPPVGQLQSLKHLFIKGTARVKNVGHEFYGVSCSQPFESLETLCFNNMEEWENWIPNQEFRNLRKLSITNCPKLLGKLPNHFPLLENVLVRYCPRLVVSISSFPELCRLQIEGSEGVMRENKVVFNSLNSKSFSTISEFKSPIEGFILEGLTHVEKLNIENCEELTHLWSNDVGLLQSLPRLCNLKIWKPFSSAEEAKEQPKQGMPSTHNGMEFLPKEIMYNNTCIERIEISGCDSLKHFAIGQLPPILKRLCIQNCKSMIILLDEDDANSCSTSTSLLEFLEIWKCPSLKFLTSSVELLATLKHLDVKDCGQLESIAKSGELPATLQHLEILECGQLESIAKSEELPATLQHLEILDCSKLESIAKSFHHNSSLEKIQIRWCKNLKSLPTGIHTLSHLDTIEIRSCPAFVSFPDEGLLPSNLRELTIDDDIALPNCIHNITSLQNLYIWRWSPSVASVVSSFSEEGFPANLTSLTIGNCNFTEALLEWGLHRLTSLQHLSITGGCPNVESFPAEKMLPASLTTLTISSFPNLKNLPSLRNLTSLEKLYIEECENLTSFPEDGLPPSLQELSIKSFPNLKNLPSLRNLTSLEKLDIVKCENLTSFPKDGLPPSLPELTIRRFPNLKNLPSLRNLTSLEKLDIEECKNLKSFTKDGLPPSLQRLKIKDCPLLKERCKKDKGQEWPTIAHIPWVEIDNRFIYDSEEEESK, from the coding sequence ATGATTCTGAAGAAATGTTCTTATCTAAAGAAATTGCCGTCAAATTTGGGCAACCTGATCAACTTGCGCCACCTCAACATTCTCGGTGCAATTAAGCTGGAAGGAATGCCTCCTCAAATAGGTAAATTAACTCATCTCCGAACATTGTCTAATCTAATTGTGGGAAAAGGCAGCTGCTTCACTTTAAGAGAGCTAGGTTCTTTGTTGCATCTTCGCGGAACACTCATCATCTCACAATTGGAGAATGTCACTGAACCCAGGGATGCAAGCGATGCTAAGTTAATTGAAAAGACTGATCTTATTGCGTTGTGCTTGGAATGGAGTAACAGATTGGATGAGTCACTCGACAGAACAAGTGAATTTGAGGTACTCAACATGCTACAACCTCACAAGACTTTGAAAGAGCTCACTATCAAGTGTTATGGTGGTATGAAATTTCCAACTTGGTTAGCAGGTCATTCATTTTCTCATATGGTGGCTTTAACAATTGAAAATTGTAAAATGTGCACGTCATTGCCACCAGTGGGCCAACTACAATCACTCAAACACCTTTTCATTAAAGGCACGGCGAGGGTGAAGAATGTCGGTCATGAGTTTTATGGGGTTAGTTGCTCACAACCTTTTGAATCCTTGGAAACTTTGTGTTTCAACAATATGGAAGAATGGGAGAACTGGATCCCTAATCAAGAGTTTAGAAACCTGCGTAAGCTTTCCATTACAAATTGTCCCAAGTTGTTGGGGAAGTTACCTAACCATTTTCCTTTACTAGAAAATGTTTTGGTACGATACTGTCCGAGGTTGGTGGTTTCAATTTCAAGCTTTCCTGAGCTTTGCAGACTACAAATTGAAGGATCCGAAGGGGTGATGCGTGAAAATAAGGTTGTCTTCAACTCACTAAATTCCAAGTCCTTTTCAACAATTTCAGAATTCAAATCTCCAATAGAAGGGTTTATTCTCGAAGGACTAACACATGTAGAAAAACTAAATATTGAAAATTGTGAGGAGTTGACACATTTGTGGTCAAATGATGTGGGATTATTACAATCCCTCCCACGTCTTTGTAACTTGAAGATTTGGAAACCATTTTCTTCGGCAGAAGAAGCAAAAGAGCAACCAAAACAGGGTATGCCATCCACCCACAATGGCATGGAATTTTTACCCAAGGAAATCATGTACAACAACACGTGTATTGAGCGCATTGAGATTAGTGGATGTGATTCACTGAAGCACTTTGCAATAGGCCAGCTACCTCCAATACTTAAGCGGCTATGCATACAGAATTGCAAGAGTATGATAATTTTACTTGATGAGGATGATGCCAATAGTTGCAGTACTAGCACATCTCTTCTTGAGTTCTTGGAGATTTGGAAGTGTCCATCCCTCAAATTCTTAACATCTAGCGTAGAATTATTGGCAACACTTAAACACCTCGATGTTAAAGATTGTGGACAGCTGGAGTCAATAGCGAAAAGTGGAGAATTGCCTGCAACACTTCAACACCTTGAGATTCTGGAATGTGGACAGCTGGAGTCAATAGCGAAAAGTGAAGAATTGCCTGCAACACTTCAACACCTTGAGATTTTGGATTGTTCAAAGCTGGAGTCAATAGCGAAGAGCTTCCATCACAACTCGTCTCTTGAAAAGATTCAAATTAGGTGGTGTAAAAACCTTAAATCCTTACCCACGGGCATACACACCCTCAGCCATCTAGACACGATTGAAATTCGTTCGTGTCCAGCTTTTGTTTCCTTCCCAGACGAAGGGTTGCTCCCTAGCAACCTTAGAGAGTTAACGATTGATGATGATATTGCCCTACCTAACTGCATTCACAACATCACCTCACTTCAAAATTTATACATTTGGAGGTGGAGTCCAAGCGTGGCAAGCGTGGTATCATCCTTTTCGGAAGAGGGTTTTCCCGCCAACCTAACATCACTTACAATTGGGAATTGCAACTTCACTGAGGCCTTGCTTGAATGGGGGCTGCACAGGCTTACCTCTCTTCAACATCTTTCTATTACAGGTGGATGTCCTAATGTGGAGTCCTTTCCAGCTGAGAAGATGTTGCCTGCATCTCTTACTACCCTCACCATCTCAAGCTTCCCCAATCTGAAAAATCTGCCTTCCCTTCGAAACCTCACCTCTCTTGAAAAACTGTATATCGAAGAGTGTGAAAATCTCACATCCTTTCCAGAGGATGGCTTGCCTCCCTCACTCCAGGAACTCAGCATCAAAAGCTTCCCCAATCTGAAAAATCTGCCTTCCCTTCGAAACCTCACCTCTCTTGAAAAACTGGATATCGTTAAGTGTGAAAATCTCACATCCTTTCCAAAGGATGGCTTGCCTCCCTCACTCCCGGAACTCACCATCAGAAGATTCCCCAATCTGAAAAATCTGCCTTCCCTTCGAAACCTCACCTCTCTTGAAAAACTGGATATCGAAGAGTGTAAAAATCTCAAATCCTTTACAAAGGATGGCTTGCCTCCCTCCCTCCAGAGACTCAAAATTAAAGACTGTCCTCTGTTGAAAGAACGCTGCAAGAAGGATAAAGGACAAGAGTGGCCCACGATAGCCCACATCCCTTGGGTTGAGATTGATAATAGGTTCATCTATGACTCAGAAGAGGAGGAATCAAAGTGA
- the LOC132173412 gene encoding putative disease resistance RPP13-like protein 1, which produces MDELLVSSFKKVGEVLVAKAGEVVVTKVGEFIFSQLVESLSGRLAFPNIRHWIRGEGDQGLEAHLDKWRQTLQEIQKTHDDAEEKQYSDPDVKQWLDDLKHLVYDVDDIVDELATKASTAPENQARSRKFRKLNIGGASSSTNNIDSTLLSKITELTDRFNGIVTQKDKLKLKETADGRSHGKTEVRATTCLLTEPEHHIYGRDKDKKAILELLVGEKYCSDAQLSVIPILGMGGIGKTTLAQLVYNDEAVQKSFDLKAWACISQDFDVDKVTKTILQPLISENCDGKDLNWLQEKLQKKLKGKKFLVVLDDLWNDDDNDWRTLRAPFLAGARGSKIVITTRIERVPSKASIIQPYRLEVLSNDDCFSVFTQNALGASNFNEHPDLQDIGEKFVERCKGLPLAARTLGSLLRTKKEECDEWEKVLKSKIWDIPDLEKSGIVPALMLSYHHLPSHLKRCFMYCSILPEDYKFEEQELVLLWMAECLIQQPEGDKQMEDLGSEYFKDLLSRSFFQQSSMDKQRFVMHDLINDLARRVAGDICFKMEDEIQGGNRMRFPKKVRHSSYLGGKYDIAKKFEPFFELKCIRTFLPLPRPIDCHLAHNVPHQLLPKLLCLRALSLSGYCIVEVPDSIGDLKHLRYLDLSYTKIRGLPESTTTLCNLQTMILKGCSYLKKLPPNLGNLINLRHLNILNATKLEGMPPQIGKLTHLRTLSNLIVGKGSCFTLKELGSLLHLRGTLIISQLENVTEPRDASDAKLIEKTDLIALCLEWSNRLDESLDRTSEFEVLNMLQPHKTLKELTIKCYGGMKFPTWLAGHSFSHMVALTIENCKMCTSLPPVGQLQSLKHLFIKGTARVKNVGHEFYGVSCSQPFESLETLCFNNMEEWENWIPNQEFRNLHYKLKDPKG; this is translated from the coding sequence ATGGATGAGCTCCTTGTCTCTTCATTTAAGAAAGTGGGAGAGGTCCTTGTTGCGAAAGCGGGAGAGGTCGTTGTTACGAAAGTGGGAGAGTTCATTTTCTCTCAATTAGTAGAGTCGCTGTCTGGTCGATTGGCATTTCCCAATATTAGGCACTGGATACGCGGAGAAGGAGATCAGGGACTTGAAGCACACCTGGACAAGTGGAGACAAACGCTGCAAGAGATTCAGAAAACGCATGATGACGCGGAGGAGAAGCAATATTCTGACCCGGATGTGAAGCAGTGGCTGGATGATCTCAAACACTTGGTTTACGATGTGGATGACATAGTAGATGAGCTTGCCACTAAAGCATCCACGGCTCCTGAAAATCAGGCTCGCTCAAGAAAGTTTCGCAAACTGAACATCGGAGGTGCTTCGTCTAGTACCAACAACATTGATAGTACGCTGCTGTCAAAGATAACGGAGCTTACGGATCGATTCAATGGAATTGTGACTCAGAAAGATAAACTGAAGTTGAAGGAAACTGCTGATGGGAGGTCACATGGGAAAACAGAAGTACGGGCAACTACTTGTTTACTGACTGAACCTGAACATCATATTTATGGCAGGGACAAAGATAAAAAGGCTATACTTGAATTGTTGGTGGGTGAAAAATATTGTAGTGATGCTCAGCTCTCTGTGATTCCTATTCTTGGTATGGGGGGCATAGGGAAGACAACTCTTGCCCAGTTGGTGTACAATGATGAAGCAGTACAAAAATCTTTTGATTTGAAAGCATGGGCATGCATTTCTCAAGACTTCGATGTTGACAAAgtcacaaaaacaattttacagCCCCTCATTTCTGAAAATTGTGATGGCAAGGATCTAAATTGGTTACAAGAAAAACTTCAGAAAAAACTGAAAGGCAAGAAGTTTTTAGTCGTTCTAGATGATCTTTGgaatgatgatgataatgattgGAGAACCCTACGTGCTCCTTTTCTAGCTGGGGCTCGAGGAAGTAAGATTGTCATCACAACTCGCATTGAGAGAGTTCCATCAAAGGCGAGTATCATTCAACCCTACCGTTTGGAAGTGTTGTCAAATGATGATTGTTTCTCTGTGTTTACTCAAAATGCATTGGGGGCAAGCAACTTCAATGAACATCCAGACCTTCAAGATATTGGCGAAAAATTCGTTGAAAGGTGTAAAGGCTTGCCTTTGGCAGCAAGGACTCTCGGGAGCCTCTTGCGCACTAAAAAGGAGGAATGTGATGAGTGGGAAAAAGTACTTAAGAGCAAGATATGGGATATACCAGACCTGGAGAAAAGTGGAATTGTTCCAGCTCTTATGTTGAGCTACCACCATCTCCCTTCACATTTAAAAAGGTGCTTTATGTATTGTTCAATACTCCCAGAGGACTATAAATTTGAAGAGCAGGAGTTGGTTTTGTTGTGGATGGCAGAATGTCTAATTCAACAACCGGAAGGGGATAAGCAAATGGAAGATCTAGGTAGCGAGTATTTTAAAGATTTGTTGTCAAGGTCCTTTTTCCAACAATCAAGCATGGACAAACAACGATTTGTGATGCATGACCTCATCAACGATTTGGCTCGAAGGGTTGCAGGAGATATATGCTTCAAGATGGAGGATGAAATTCAGGGTGGTAACAGAATGAGATTTCCTAAAAAGGTTCGACACTCTTCTTACTTGGGTGGCAAATATGATATTGCTAAAAAGTTTGAGCCTTTTTTTGAACTCAAATGTATACGTACCTTCCTCCCTCTTCCACGTCCTATTGATTGTCATTTGGCTCATAATGTTCCTCATCAATTGTTGCCGAAATTACTATGTTTAAGAGCGCTCTCTTTGAGTGGGTACTGCATAGTTGAGGTACCAGATTCAATTGGCGATTTGAAGCATTTACGGTACCTTGACCTTTCTTACACTAAGATTAGAGGTTTACCTGAATCAACAACCACTCTATGCAACTTACAGACAATGATTCTGAAGGGATGTTCTTATCTAAAGAAATTGCCGCCAAATTTGGGCAACCTGATCAACTTGCGCCACCTCAACATTCTCAATGCAACTAAGCTGGAAGGAATGCCTCCTCAAATAGGTAAATTAACTCATCTCCGAACATTGTCTAATCTAATTGTGGGAAAAGGCAGCTGCTTCACTTTAAAAGAGCTAGGTTCTTTGTTGCATCTTCGCGGAACACTCATCATCTCACAATTGGAGAATGTCACTGAACCCAGGGATGCAAGCGATGCTAAGTTAATTGAAAAGACTGATCTTATTGCGTTGTGCTTGGAATGGAGTAACAGATTGGATGAGTCACTCGACAGAACAAGTGAATTTGAGGTACTCAACATGCTACAACCTCACAAGACTTTGAAAGAGCTCACTATCAAGTGTTATGGTGGTATGAAATTTCCAACTTGGTTAGCAGGTCATTCATTTTCTCATATGGTGGCTTTAACAATTGAAAATTGTAAAATGTGCACGTCATTGCCACCAGTGGGCCAACTACAATCACTCAAACACCTTTTCATTAAAGGCACGGCGAGGGTGAAGAATGTCGGTCATGAGTTTTATGGGGTTAGTTGCTCACAACCTTTTGAATCCTTGGAAACTTTGTGTTTCAACAATATGGAAGAATGGGAGAACTGGATCCCTAATCAAGAGTTTAGAAACCTGC
- the LOC132173419 gene encoding putative disease resistance RPP13-like protein 1, which translates to MAELFLSPLIQLLFDQLASGELLNFARRHVGLGEKLNKWKHTLEGIQAVLDDADGKQHDEKQSRAVKLWLDDLRDLAYDVEDILDEFATEALQRKLKGGDDDQASTSKLRKLIPTCCIGLTPSALKLNVSLVSKIEEISARFDEIVERKGRLKLEEAADRGRSNRRRGTLEPTSLMTDAYVFGREKDKEAILQVLLSEKRSDARDKVSVIPILGMGGIGKTTLAKLLFHDEKVQSFFELKAWACVSEDFNVVRVTKAVLKMVTTESCDDDDLNLLQVKLEKNLKGKKFLVVLDDLWNENYDDWTILRAPFLAGAPGSTIVITTRNERVSLTTRSIPEYHYRLEVLSKDACLSVFTQHALGASNFNAHPDLQESGEKIVERCKGLPLAAKTLGGLLRTKKDRNEWENVLKSKIWDIPEERSGIVPALMLSYHHLPPHLKRCFMYCSILPEDCEFKEQQLILLWMAEGLIQPPKEDTQMEDLGSEYFQDLLSRSFFQQSSTKKLRFVMHDLIKDLAQRIAGDICFRMEDEIRGGNRRRFPKKVRHSSYLGDAYDIAKS; encoded by the exons ATGGCAGAGCTTTTCCTTTCTCCGTTAATCCAACTGCTCTTTGACCAATTGGCGTCTGGCGAGTTGCTCAACTTTGCACGCCGACATGTGGGACTCGGAGAAAAGCTGAACAAGTGGAAGCATACGTTGGAAGGAATCCAGGCAGTCCTTGATGATGCGGATGGAAAGCAGCATGATGAGAAGCAATCCAGGGCAGTAAAACTGTGGTTGGATGATCTTAGAGACTTGGCTTACGATGTGGAGGACATACTTGATGAGTTCGCCACGGAAGCTTTGCAACGCAAATTGAAGGGAGGAGATGATGATCAGGCCAGCACAAGTAAGTTACGGAAACTCATCCCTACCTGTTGCATTGGTTTGACTCCAAGTGCTCTTAAGCTCAATGTTAGTCTGGTTTCAAAGATAGAGGAGATCTCTGCTCGATTCGATGAAATTGTCGAACGAAAAGGTCGACTGAAATTGGAAGAAGCTGCTGATCGTGGGAGATCAAACAGAAGAAGAGGGACACTGGAGCCAACCTCTTTAATGACAGATGCTTATGTTTTTGGcagggaaaaagataaagaggcTATCCTTCAAGTGTTGCTGAGTGAAAAACGCAGTGATGCTAGAGATAAAGTTTCTGTGATTCCCATTCTTGGTATGGGGGGCATAGGAAAGACAACTCTTGCCAAACTTTTATTCCATGATGAAAAAGTGCAAAGCTTTTTTGAGTTAAAAGCATGGGCTTGTGTTTCCGAAGATTTCAATGTTGTTAGAGTCACAAAAGCAGTTTTGAAAATGGTCACCACTGAAAGCTGTGACGACGATGATTTGAATTTGTTGCAAGTCAAACTAGAGAAGAATCTGAAAGGAAAAAAGTTTCTAGTCGTTTTGGATGATCTTTGGAATGAGAACTACGATGACTGGACTATCTTGCGTGCTCCTTTCCTAGCAGGGGCTCCCGGAAGTACAATTGTTATCACAACTCGTAATGAGAGAGTTTCATTAACAACACGTTCCATTCCAGAATACCATTACCGTTTGGAAGTGCTGTCAAAAGATGCATGTTTGTCTGTATTTACCCAACATGCACTGGGGGCAAGCAACTTCAATGCACATCCGGACCTCCAAGAGAGTGGTGAAAAAATCGTTGAAAGATGTAAAGGCTTGCCTTTGGCGGCAAAGACCCTCGGAGGCCTCTTGCGCACTAAAAAGGACCGTAATGAGTGGGAAAATGTACTTAAGAGCAAGATATGGGATATACCAGAGGAGAGAAGTGGAATTGTTCCCGCCCTTATGTTGAGCTACCACCATCTTCCCCCACATTTAAAAAGGTGCTTTATGTATTGTTCAATACTCCCAGAGGACTGTGAATTTAAAGAGCAGCAGTTGATTTTGTTGTGGATGGCAGAAGGTCTAATTCAACCACCGAAAGAGGATACGCAAATGGAAGATCTAGGTAGCGAGTATTTTCAAGATTTGTTGTCAAGGTCCTTTTTCCAACAATCAAGCACGAAGAAACTACGATTTGTGATGCATGACCTCATCAAAGATTTGGCTCAAAGGATTGCAGGAGATATATGCTTTAGGATGGAGGATGAAATTCGGGGTGGTAATAGAAGGAGATTTCCTAAAAAGGTTCGACACTCTTCTTACTTGGGTGACGCCTATGATATTGCTAAAAG TTGA